The following are from one region of the Paenibacillus sp. KS-LC4 genome:
- a CDS encoding TrkH family potassium uptake protein, which translates to MTPPQILTLGFLAIIAVGTLLLSLPYASANHHATPLIDALFTATSAVCVTGLVVVDTGIHYSTFGELVILVLMQIGGLGFMTMSTLFALALRKRISLRERLLLQESMNQSSLEGIVRFIRRVLIYAFAIEGVGALVLALRWSTEMPFGKALYFGIFHSVSMFTNAGFDIMGPMNGPFSSFVNHVNDPIINVIVIALIFLGGIGFIVLAEMWDYPKTRKLSFHSKVVLYATGILFVAGAAVIFIFEFTNTKTLEPLSISGKLYSSLFQSISPRSGGANTLDIPSMRHATQFLIILLMFIGASPGSAGGGIKVTTFAILIGAVFAMIRGREDVVFFRRRLAKDRVYKALTITIASLAAIILFTMILSTTEDVDFLVLLFEVTSAFGTTGLSLGLTPHLTVIGKVLIIIMMFAGRLGPLTLAFTLVPTQEKKELYRYPEGKIMIG; encoded by the coding sequence ATGACTCCGCCGCAAATTCTTACGCTCGGCTTTCTCGCGATTATTGCGGTTGGTACTCTATTGCTTTCCCTGCCTTATGCCTCGGCAAACCATCACGCAACGCCGCTCATTGACGCATTGTTCACAGCCACCTCCGCTGTTTGCGTAACGGGGCTTGTCGTCGTCGATACCGGCATCCACTATTCGACCTTTGGCGAGCTCGTTATTCTCGTACTTATGCAAATTGGCGGGCTTGGCTTTATGACGATGTCTACGCTGTTCGCCCTTGCATTGCGCAAACGAATATCGCTGCGCGAGCGGCTGCTGCTGCAGGAGTCAATGAATCAATCCTCGCTGGAGGGGATCGTCCGCTTCATTCGGCGCGTGCTCATTTATGCTTTTGCAATCGAAGGGGTAGGCGCTCTCGTTCTCGCACTGCGCTGGTCAACGGAAATGCCCTTTGGCAAGGCGCTATACTTCGGTATTTTTCATAGCGTGTCGATGTTCACCAATGCTGGATTTGATATTATGGGCCCGATGAACGGTCCGTTCAGCAGCTTTGTCAATCATGTCAACGACCCAATCATTAATGTGATCGTCATTGCGCTTATTTTTCTCGGCGGGATCGGCTTTATCGTTCTGGCGGAAATGTGGGATTATCCCAAAACGCGCAAGCTGTCGTTTCACTCCAAGGTTGTGCTGTATGCAACAGGCATTTTGTTTGTTGCAGGTGCAGCCGTTATTTTTATTTTTGAGTTTACGAATACCAAAACACTAGAACCGCTTAGCATAAGCGGCAAGCTGTACAGCTCATTGTTCCAAAGTATATCGCCGCGTTCAGGCGGCGCCAATACGCTTGATATTCCATCAATGCGCCATGCAACGCAGTTTCTCATTATTTTGCTCATGTTCATTGGTGCGTCACCCGGCTCTGCGGGCGGCGGCATTAAGGTGACGACGTTTGCGATTCTGATAGGAGCGGTGTTTGCGATGATTCGCGGCCGCGAGGATGTTGTTTTTTTCCGCAGAAGACTGGCGAAGGATCGCGTGTACAAGGCGCTGACAATTACGATTGCATCGCTGGCGGCGATTATTTTATTTACAATGATTTTATCTACGACCGAGGATGTCGATTTCCTCGTTCTGCTGTTTGAAGTGACGTCGGCTTTCGGTACAACCGGATTATCGCTTGGCTTGACACCGCATTTGACCGTAATCGGCAAGGTGCTGATTATCATTATGATGTTCGCTGGGCGGCTCGGGCCGCTGACGCTGGCGTTTACACTCGTTCCAACGCAGGAGAAGAAGGAGCTGTATCGTTATCCGGAAGGTAAAATTATGATCGGCTAG
- a CDS encoding TIM barrel protein — translation MGKDKGQFSFSTCWNIKRHDVGSSMINEIRELGFRYVELNYNVTQELLTTIEPMIEGGEIGVSSVHNTFPHDPDPDYGTDSVLLGFEDEEKRKRAIELLIGSAEYANRYGAKAVVVHPGEVPFDYNIDNELKKIYHDHGPDSPAYVKLWNEMLERRESLSGHYVQRIGDSLEEICEIIAAKGWDVSIGIETRSRCYQMPTLREAKTVFDRLKGAPVGLWYDFGHGMMMERMGLYDNARDMEAIKDNVVGIHIHETVGLSDHWCPYVHSGDMHYFDRFLPIIEAAPVKVYELKAACTPEEIEQSHELLLAKLSEI, via the coding sequence ATGGGAAAGGATAAAGGACAATTTTCGTTCTCGACATGCTGGAATATTAAACGTCATGATGTCGGCAGCAGCATGATCAATGAAATTCGGGAACTCGGCTTTCGCTACGTGGAGCTGAACTATAACGTTACACAAGAGCTGCTGACCACGATAGAGCCAATGATTGAAGGGGGAGAAATCGGAGTATCGAGTGTCCACAATACGTTTCCGCATGATCCAGACCCTGATTACGGTACCGATTCGGTGCTGCTCGGCTTTGAGGATGAAGAGAAGCGAAAGCGTGCCATTGAGCTGCTGATCGGTTCGGCGGAATATGCGAATCGTTATGGGGCGAAGGCTGTTGTCGTCCACCCGGGCGAAGTACCGTTCGATTATAACATTGATAATGAGCTCAAAAAAATTTACCATGACCATGGACCGGATTCCCCTGCATACGTAAAGCTGTGGAACGAGATGCTGGAGCGCAGAGAGTCCTTGTCGGGGCACTATGTGCAGCGAATTGGCGACAGTCTGGAAGAAATTTGCGAAATCATCGCAGCCAAGGGCTGGGACGTATCCATTGGAATTGAGACGCGTTCACGCTGTTATCAGATGCCGACACTGCGCGAGGCGAAAACGGTATTTGATCGGCTGAAGGGCGCCCCAGTCGGCTTGTGGTACGATTTTGGCCACGGCATGATGATGGAGCGTATGGGCTTGTACGATAATGCACGGGATATGGAAGCTATAAAGGACAATGTGGTCGGTATTCATATTCATGAGACGGTAGGGCTGTCGGATCACTGGTGTCCATATGTACACAGTGGGGACATGCATTATTTCGACCGCTTCCTTCCTATTATCGAGGCGGCTCCTGTGAAGGTGTATGAGCTAAAAGCCGCATGTACACCAGAGGAAATCGAACAGAGCCACGAGCTGCTGCTCGCCAAGCTGTCTGAAATCTAG
- a CDS encoding carbohydrate ABC transporter permease, producing MRDQQASRSFDIVNTIAILIFVLLCLAPFLHIISISLSSTRSIMSGEVSLFPVEMNWDAYSKVFSDQSMIRSLGFTIILTVLFTIMCMVMTIAAAYPLAKTKLKGRKLVMFIIIITMFFSGGLIPEYMLVRNLGLLDSMWALMLPGLISPFYMIILITFFQNIPDSLEESAEIDGSTYLRTLVSIIVPLSLPVIATLSLFYGVGRWNGFTDTLMYITSPEMYPLQLKLYQLVQNNMVSELLVMEGATGQAKLQPESLKAASVIFATVPIMIVYPWLQRYFVSGVMLGAVKG from the coding sequence ATGAGAGATCAACAAGCCAGCCGATCCTTTGATATTGTCAATACAATCGCTATTTTAATATTCGTGCTGCTATGCTTGGCTCCGTTTCTTCACATAATTTCCATTTCATTAAGCTCAACGCGTTCCATCATGTCTGGCGAGGTCAGCCTTTTTCCTGTCGAAATGAACTGGGATGCCTACAGCAAGGTATTTTCAGATCAGTCGATGATTCGTTCACTCGGTTTCACCATTATACTGACGGTATTATTTACAATTATGTGTATGGTCATGACAATTGCGGCGGCCTATCCGCTTGCCAAAACGAAATTAAAGGGACGCAAGCTAGTCATGTTCATTATTATCATTACAATGTTTTTCAGCGGTGGGCTTATTCCGGAGTATATGCTCGTTCGTAATTTAGGCTTGCTAGACTCCATGTGGGCGCTTATGCTGCCAGGTCTCATTAGCCCATTTTATATGATCATTTTGATTACTTTCTTTCAAAACATTCCCGATTCGCTAGAGGAGTCGGCAGAGATTGACGGAAGCACGTATCTGCGCACTTTGGTTAGCATTATCGTGCCTCTCTCGCTGCCTGTTATTGCTACACTAAGCTTGTTTTATGGGGTAGGTCGCTGGAACGGCTTTACAGATACGCTTATGTATATTACGAGCCCGGAGATGTATCCGCTGCAATTAAAGCTTTATCAGCTCGTTCAAAACAACATGGTCAGCGAGCTGCTCGTAATGGAGGGCGCAACTGGACAGGCGAAGCTGCAGCCGGAAAGCTTGAAGGCGGCGAGCGTTATTTTCGCAACCGTGCCGATTATGATTGTCTACCCGTGGCTGCAGCGGTATTTTGTTAGCGGCGTTATGCTCGGGGCGGTCAAAGGTTAA
- a CDS encoding ABC transporter permease subunit, with protein MNMSVYLRRYWQLYMLLILPVAYFLIFKYGPMYGIIIAFKDFNFFQGINGSEWIGLDAFKEVFAMADFYKTLRNTLMLNFLDLLVSFPAPLFIAIMLYELKTAWFKKISQTILYIPHFISWVIIGGIVYQVFGTQSGMVNNFITSLGFEAIPFLTDKNDWLITYLIVGVWQSAGWGTIIYLAALTGINRELFEAADVDGAGRLRKIWSITLPSLKPTIVTLLIINVGNMIAIGFERPYIIGNTAVRDYSDVLSTFVYRIGIESGQYTLATVVGLFQAVVGLVFVLGANYLSKKLADQSII; from the coding sequence TTGAACATGAGCGTGTATTTACGCAGATACTGGCAATTATATATGCTGCTTATTTTACCGGTTGCTTATTTCTTAATTTTCAAATACGGGCCGATGTATGGCATCATTATCGCATTTAAGGATTTCAACTTTTTCCAAGGTATTAATGGTTCTGAGTGGATAGGGCTTGATGCTTTCAAGGAAGTATTCGCGATGGCGGACTTTTACAAGACGCTGCGCAATACGCTCATGCTTAATTTCTTGGACCTGCTTGTATCTTTCCCAGCACCGTTGTTTATCGCAATTATGCTGTATGAGCTCAAAACGGCTTGGTTCAAAAAGATTTCACAAACGATTTTGTACATTCCGCATTTTATTTCGTGGGTTATTATCGGCGGGATCGTCTACCAGGTTTTTGGTACTCAATCCGGTATGGTAAACAATTTCATTACTTCGCTAGGATTTGAAGCCATTCCTTTTCTAACGGACAAAAACGATTGGTTAATTACGTATTTGATCGTCGGCGTATGGCAAAGTGCCGGCTGGGGTACGATCATTTATTTGGCAGCTCTTACAGGTATCAATAGGGAGCTGTTCGAGGCGGCTGACGTTGACGGAGCGGGCAGACTGAGAAAAATTTGGAGCATTACGCTGCCATCCCTAAAGCCGACCATTGTTACCCTCCTTATTATTAACGTGGGCAATATGATCGCCATCGGATTCGAACGTCCTTATATTATTGGTAATACCGCTGTACGGGATTATTCGGATGTGCTCAGCACCTTCGTATACCGTATCGGCATTGAATCTGGACAATATACGCTTGCTACGGTCGTCGGCTTGTTTCAGGCAGTTGTCGGGCTTGTGTTTGTATTAGGCGCCAACTACTTATCGAAAAAACTGGCAGACCAAAGCATCATTTAA
- a CDS encoding extracellular solute-binding protein: MMKVLKGKKKVSVLLALTLAGTMLLGACGSNNEKGSEAAGGEATTGKKATLKVEVFDRGNTPSGLTITNNYLTKYVQDNFGTPNNIDVQFVPIPRSEEIQKLNVLMASGSDVPDIVFTYDSGTFYRYAQQGGLTDLGELLDQYGPNLKKFLGDETLAYGNYKGQQFALPAKRSHLGKYSSFIRQDWLDKLGLPVPQTTDELYTTLKAFKEKDPGQTGGKVIPLGMALASAQYEPLLWSFIQPVTDEQRYTQIQQLGSNDFPILLPGFKDGLKFMNKLYNEGLMSKDFSLDEDKKKLNEDASKGLVGFFSEDDMNPFYPDGLYSTLQTNIPDAKLSSVDVYTNSEGKHPKPEYAPVGMYLMIPKSSKNAVEAVKYLDWMASGDNLLTIQNGVAGENYTLKDGIPVLNEDAPTDVKNRVYNGGDMAIISNGKQLGDTERNVEAYVQGMPEKFQEETRKALTISRTDTIKPVLFDHPIEAQAKYGAALRDKFNEIVVKTTMVKPDQFESTFESIMKDYMAAGGQAILDERTKAYEAMK; the protein is encoded by the coding sequence ATGATGAAAGTTCTAAAGGGGAAAAAGAAAGTCAGCGTTTTACTAGCACTAACGCTTGCAGGTACGATGCTGCTTGGTGCATGTGGAAGTAACAATGAAAAGGGCAGCGAAGCAGCAGGGGGCGAAGCGACTACCGGCAAGAAAGCTACACTTAAGGTGGAAGTATTCGATCGGGGCAATACGCCATCCGGTTTGACGATTACAAATAACTATTTAACAAAATACGTACAGGACAATTTCGGCACGCCAAATAACATTGATGTTCAGTTTGTTCCGATTCCACGTTCGGAGGAAATTCAGAAGCTTAACGTTCTTATGGCGAGCGGAAGCGATGTTCCAGACATTGTATTCACATATGATTCGGGTACTTTTTACCGTTACGCTCAGCAAGGCGGTTTGACTGACCTTGGCGAGCTGCTTGATCAGTATGGTCCTAACCTCAAAAAATTCCTGGGCGATGAAACATTGGCTTACGGAAACTATAAAGGCCAGCAATTTGCATTGCCAGCGAAACGTTCGCATTTGGGGAAATATTCCTCTTTTATTCGTCAAGACTGGCTTGACAAGCTAGGCCTGCCTGTACCGCAAACGACAGATGAGCTTTACACGACTTTGAAAGCGTTTAAAGAAAAAGATCCGGGTCAAACAGGCGGCAAAGTTATTCCGCTCGGTATGGCATTAGCATCTGCTCAATATGAGCCGCTCCTATGGTCCTTCATTCAACCTGTCACTGACGAACAGCGCTACACGCAAATCCAGCAGCTCGGATCAAATGACTTTCCGATCCTGCTTCCGGGCTTCAAAGACGGTTTGAAATTCATGAACAAGCTTTATAACGAAGGACTAATGAGCAAAGACTTTAGCCTTGATGAAGACAAGAAGAAATTGAACGAGGATGCGTCTAAGGGCTTGGTTGGTTTCTTCAGCGAAGATGATATGAACCCATTCTACCCAGATGGCTTATACTCGACGCTGCAAACGAACATTCCAGACGCGAAGCTGTCCTCCGTTGATGTGTACACCAATTCTGAGGGCAAGCATCCGAAGCCGGAATATGCGCCAGTTGGTATGTATCTCATGATTCCGAAGAGCAGCAAAAACGCGGTAGAAGCAGTCAAGTACTTGGATTGGATGGCCTCAGGAGATAATCTGCTTACCATTCAAAACGGCGTAGCAGGCGAAAATTATACACTGAAGGATGGTATCCCGGTATTGAATGAAGATGCTCCTACAGATGTGAAAAACCGCGTATACAACGGCGGTGACATGGCCATTATCTCCAACGGAAAGCAACTGGGCGATACAGAGCGCAACGTTGAAGCCTATGTTCAAGGGATGCCTGAGAAATTCCAAGAAGAAACTCGCAAAGCACTGACGATTTCCAGAACGGATACCATTAAGCCTGTCTTGTTCGACCATCCAATTGAAGCCCAAGCCAAATATGGTGCGGCGCTGCGTGACAAGTTCAATGAAATTGTCGTAAAAACAACGATGGTGAAGCCGGATCAATTCGAGAGCACATTTGAATCGATTATGAAGGACTACATGGCAGCAGGCGGTCAAGCGATTTTGGATGAACGCACAAAAGCTTATGAGGCTATGAAATAA
- a CDS encoding helix-turn-helix domain-containing protein, with translation MLKLNNWYFRLLVSYFPILVLTVSMIIFLSFIALNEISRSETAKADNITTGYVVESVERAIRGAEFNTMNEASKNKSYAAFLNGSSETSDTYGVVHSLRSLVEENDFIDSAYLYRESDGLVLTSSGQTFLPDFGDRDFIKQAKKNLDYQGWSASREYREFDILKPVRVITMHKRTPFPFGKEGILVINIDLYVVEQLINSMTSHQVSFMRITDGENKPVYPINNSFGESEEGSVLTTVTSDSLGWTFESGIQDGHLLGWVSVVSYAWVIMAVLTFVAAIVYIIWVTRRNYKPIRLMMNRIQALQLRSGDGGAVLADDLTMIDRALENLIVQSLDHEKNQRESMLLQRRQLFNELISGEQNGQTKERLQKLALLPVAGRYAVMVVKLNRYDEFQSENTLNEQNVLKFALGNVMQELAHNEGLQGWGEWLAPNLITFVFAVSNDDSRMLDQLQASAVVARQWVGEHLRFNLSIGIGSIANEWSRIGQSYRDALNGMEYQLCIGKDAITFSGDIPKERQHGTFNYIQMCTDCLQEFRATNESWRNTLEQLFKRLGTEAIKDEDTHSLMQLFMQMLSRELKDLSEALNECLEGERTAALLAKLKTASTLLEMKELLLEYLTDLYDAYVAMSETKSYKTMITDMKAYIQENFADPDLSLNHLSDRFQISGKYASYLFKLEYDMKFVDFLVQLRMQQAERLLVNTDETIQGIALQVGYANSITFGRVFKRVTGVTPGEFRKLKMRPSALN, from the coding sequence ATGCTTAAGCTAAACAACTGGTACTTCCGGTTGCTTGTATCTTATTTTCCGATTCTTGTACTTACTGTGTCAATGATTATTTTTTTATCGTTCATTGCACTTAACGAGATATCACGGTCTGAAACGGCAAAGGCAGACAACATCACCACCGGCTATGTGGTGGAAAGCGTCGAGCGTGCTATACGTGGAGCAGAGTTTAATACAATGAACGAGGCCTCCAAAAATAAAAGCTACGCTGCGTTTTTAAACGGATCTTCCGAAACGAGCGACACATATGGCGTCGTTCATAGTTTGCGTTCGCTGGTGGAGGAAAACGACTTTATTGATTCAGCCTATCTTTATAGGGAATCCGATGGTTTGGTGCTTACGTCGAGCGGACAGACTTTTCTCCCGGATTTTGGAGATCGTGATTTTATTAAGCAGGCGAAAAAAAATCTGGATTATCAAGGATGGTCGGCGAGCCGAGAGTATCGGGAATTCGACATACTAAAGCCCGTCAGGGTCATTACGATGCATAAGAGGACGCCTTTCCCATTCGGCAAAGAAGGCATATTAGTTATTAATATTGATTTGTACGTAGTTGAGCAATTGATAAACAGTATGACAAGCCATCAGGTTTCATTTATGCGAATTACCGATGGAGAAAATAAGCCTGTGTATCCTATAAACAATAGCTTTGGAGAATCAGAAGAAGGCAGTGTTCTAACGACAGTTACCTCAGACTCACTTGGCTGGACTTTCGAAAGTGGTATCCAGGACGGCCATTTGCTTGGTTGGGTATCGGTCGTTTCCTATGCGTGGGTGATTATGGCGGTTCTGACTTTTGTAGCTGCAATTGTTTATATTATTTGGGTGACGCGCCGCAATTATAAGCCGATTCGCTTAATGATGAATCGAATACAGGCGTTGCAACTGCGGAGCGGTGACGGAGGAGCGGTTCTGGCAGACGATTTGACGATGATTGACCGTGCGCTAGAAAATCTAATCGTTCAGTCGCTGGATCACGAAAAGAATCAGCGTGAAAGCATGCTGCTTCAGCGCAGGCAGCTTTTTAACGAGCTGATAAGCGGGGAGCAAAATGGGCAAACGAAAGAGCGCCTGCAAAAGCTGGCTTTGCTGCCGGTCGCTGGACGGTATGCCGTTATGGTTGTAAAGCTGAACCGTTACGATGAATTTCAGTCTGAAAACACGCTTAATGAGCAAAATGTTCTAAAATTTGCGCTCGGCAATGTCATGCAGGAGCTTGCACACAACGAAGGCTTGCAGGGATGGGGAGAATGGCTGGCGCCAAATCTCATCACCTTTGTGTTCGCGGTTTCGAATGACGATTCCCGGATGCTGGATCAGCTTCAGGCTTCTGCTGTGGTTGCGCGGCAATGGGTTGGGGAGCATTTGCGGTTTAATTTGTCGATTGGGATTGGTTCAATCGCAAACGAATGGAGCCGAATTGGACAATCCTATCGCGATGCCCTTAACGGTATGGAATATCAGCTTTGCATTGGAAAGGATGCCATTACGTTTAGTGGCGATATTCCAAAGGAAAGACAGCACGGTACGTTTAATTACATCCAAATGTGTACCGATTGTTTGCAGGAATTTAGAGCGACGAATGAAAGCTGGCGCAATACTTTAGAGCAATTATTTAAACGACTCGGTACGGAAGCCATTAAAGATGAAGATACTCATTCGCTTATGCAGCTCTTCATGCAAATGCTGAGCCGTGAGCTGAAGGATTTATCAGAAGCACTCAATGAATGTTTGGAAGGAGAACGCACTGCTGCGCTGCTTGCCAAGCTGAAGACAGCTTCGACCTTGCTGGAAATGAAGGAGCTATTGCTAGAATATTTGACTGATCTCTACGATGCTTATGTAGCCATGAGTGAGACGAAAAGCTACAAAACGATGATAACGGATATGAAGGCCTACATTCAGGAAAACTTCGCTGATCCCGACCTGTCCCTCAATCATTTGAGCGACCGTTTTCAAATATCGGGCAAATACGCAAGCTATTTGTTCAAGCTGGAGTACGATATGAAGTTTGTTGATTTTCTTGTTCAGCTTCGCATGCAGCAAGCCGAACGCTTGCTGGTGAATACCGATGAGACGATTCAAGGCATTGCACTTCAGGTTGGCTATGCGAACTCCATTACCTTCGGCCGAGTGTTCAAACGAGTAACTGGTGTAACGCCAGGCGAATTTCGCAAGCTTAAAATGCGTCCTTCAGCTCTGAACTAA
- a CDS encoding DUF4180 domain-containing protein produces MNITIDRQGSSKVAVIESMDVIIRDAQDALDLMASVNYHHECNKILLQKANLTEDFFDLKTRLAGEILQKYVNYNVKLAIVGDFDSYASKSLKDFIYECNNGNQIFFLRDKQAAVLALHNITN; encoded by the coding sequence ATGAACATAACCATAGACCGGCAAGGCAGCTCTAAAGTTGCGGTTATAGAAAGTATGGATGTGATTATCCGCGATGCTCAAGATGCATTGGATTTAATGGCTTCTGTTAATTACCACCATGAATGCAATAAAATTTTGTTGCAGAAAGCAAACCTAACGGAGGATTTCTTCGACCTCAAAACCAGGCTTGCAGGCGAGATATTACAAAAATATGTAAACTACAATGTGAAGCTGGCCATTGTTGGTGATTTTGATAGCTATGCCAGCAAGAGCTTGAAGGATTTTATTTATGAGTGCAATAATGGAAATCAGATATTTTTTTTACGGGACAAACAGGCTGCTGTTTTAGCTTTGCATAATATTACTAACTAA
- a CDS encoding malate:quinone oxidoreductase: MSNRQTKTDVILIGAGIMSATLGSLLKELVPDWEITVIERLASAGEESSNEWNNAGTGHSSLCELNYTVEKPDGSVDISKAIKVNEEYQVSKQFWSYLVDNQLIRNPRDFITPLPHMSLVQGEKDVAFLKKRFEALSNNPLFQGMEYSEDPGKLLDWIPLIMKERTLNGPIAATRIESGTDVNFGALTRMLFTHLKSKNVDIKFKHNVDDIKRASDGSWELKVRNVDSGAVERRTAKFVFIGGGGGSLHLLQKSGIPEGKGIGGFPVSGIFMVCKKPEIVAQHHAKVYGQAPVGAPPMSVPHLDTRFIDKKASLFFGPFAGFSPKFLKNGSMMDLLASVKTDNLVTMMAAGVKNMSLTQYLIKEVMQSKEQRMEALRQFVPNAKSEDWELVIAGQRVQVIKDTAAGKGTLQFGTEVINAADGSIAALLGASPGASTAVSVMLELMEKCFPQHMKAWEPKIKEMIPSYGMQLLQNPELINEIHTSTAQTLGLNSERGPVKQASY, translated from the coding sequence ATGAGCAACAGACAAACCAAAACAGACGTTATCTTAATTGGTGCCGGTATCATGAGTGCGACTTTGGGGTCACTGCTGAAGGAATTAGTACCGGACTGGGAAATTACAGTGATTGAGCGACTTGCAAGCGCAGGAGAAGAGAGCTCTAACGAATGGAACAATGCAGGAACGGGTCATTCTTCCTTGTGTGAGCTTAACTACACCGTGGAGAAGCCAGACGGCTCCGTAGACATTAGCAAAGCTATTAAAGTTAATGAAGAGTATCAAGTATCCAAGCAGTTCTGGTCCTATCTTGTGGACAACCAACTCATTCGTAATCCGCGAGACTTCATTACGCCATTGCCTCATATGAGCTTAGTACAAGGGGAAAAAGATGTCGCGTTTCTGAAGAAACGTTTTGAAGCATTGTCTAACAACCCTTTGTTTCAAGGAATGGAATATTCCGAAGATCCGGGAAAGTTGCTGGATTGGATTCCGCTTATTATGAAGGAACGGACTTTGAATGGTCCTATAGCGGCCACTAGAATCGAATCCGGTACGGATGTAAACTTTGGCGCTTTAACGCGGATGTTGTTTACACACTTGAAAAGTAAAAATGTCGATATTAAATTCAAGCATAATGTGGATGATATTAAACGTGCAAGCGACGGCTCGTGGGAATTGAAAGTACGCAATGTAGACAGCGGTGCTGTCGAGCGCCGTACTGCGAAATTTGTCTTTATTGGCGGCGGAGGCGGAAGCCTTCATTTGCTGCAAAAATCCGGCATTCCTGAAGGAAAGGGCATTGGCGGATTCCCGGTAAGCGGCATATTCATGGTATGCAAGAAGCCTGAGATTGTAGCGCAGCATCATGCGAAAGTGTATGGTCAAGCACCAGTCGGAGCTCCTCCGATGTCGGTTCCGCATCTTGACACCAGATTTATTGACAAGAAGGCTTCATTATTTTTTGGACCGTTTGCGGGCTTCTCGCCAAAGTTTTTGAAAAACGGTTCTATGATGGATTTGCTGGCTTCTGTCAAAACAGATAATTTGGTAACCATGATGGCGGCAGGCGTCAAAAATATGTCCTTGACCCAATATTTGATTAAGGAAGTTATGCAATCGAAAGAACAGCGGATGGAGGCTTTACGCCAATTTGTCCCGAATGCGAAAAGCGAGGATTGGGAGCTTGTAATAGCAGGCCAGCGTGTACAAGTCATTAAAGATACAGCGGCTGGCAAAGGAACGCTTCAATTTGGTACGGAAGTGATTAATGCCGCTGACGGCTCGATTGCTGCTTTGCTTGGCGCATCTCCAGGTGCTTCTACAGCGGTATCCGTTATGCTGGAGCTGATGGAGAAATGCTTCCCGCAGCATATGAAGGCATGGGAACCAAAAATAAAAGAAATGATTCCTTCTTATGGCATGCAGCTTTTGCAAAACCCAGAGCTTATAAACGAAATTCATACGTCGACTGCACAGACGCTTGGTCTAAACAGTGAACGGGGCCCAGTCAAGCAGGCTTCTTACTAA
- a CDS encoding aminoglycoside phosphotransferase family protein: MGKVFGTDYIVANVTKMHGGAQKAVYKIDCTNRFSCVLYVWDLSMNFFQEEIASASIADQSYGSHLFEMNNRYLKEHGIQTPALYHLNTERSRYHFDYALVEYVNGHKAEHYFQHSDTKVQDQLFERIGDMLTGMHANERQGYGKPNQEEEQLRNCHLLQLENAKAQLSYASQHMEDIRRNESRLLEKLYELEARIEARNRYGFIHGELGPDHILVTDRLEPYFIDIEGAEFYDIEHEHTFLQIRFGEFYRYLKKDQLDQNRMSFYRFHHHISLTSGGLKLLHRGFPDQPFAKGLADYHYRLALGFIG, from the coding sequence GTGGGAAAGGTTTTTGGTACTGATTATATCGTTGCTAACGTAACTAAAATGCATGGTGGTGCACAAAAAGCGGTTTACAAAATAGACTGCACCAATCGTTTTTCCTGCGTTTTATATGTATGGGATCTTAGCATGAATTTTTTTCAAGAGGAAATAGCAAGCGCTTCTATAGCTGACCAATCCTATGGCAGTCATTTATTTGAAATGAATAATCGCTATTTAAAAGAACATGGCATTCAGACCCCTGCTCTTTATCATTTAAATACGGAAAGAAGCCGCTACCACTTTGATTATGCCCTCGTGGAGTACGTAAATGGACATAAGGCGGAACACTATTTTCAACACTCCGATACAAAGGTTCAAGACCAATTATTTGAGCGTATCGGAGATATGCTTACTGGTATGCATGCCAACGAAAGACAGGGCTATGGAAAGCCTAATCAAGAGGAAGAGCAGTTGCGAAACTGCCATTTATTACAGCTGGAAAATGCGAAAGCGCAGTTATCCTATGCGTCGCAACATATGGAGGATATTCGGAGAAATGAATCAAGGCTGCTCGAAAAATTATATGAGCTGGAGGCAAGAATTGAAGCTAGAAACCGCTACGGCTTTATACACGGTGAGCTTGGTCCAGATCATATTTTGGTCACCGACCGATTAGAGCCTTATTTCATAGATATTGAAGGCGCTGAATTTTACGATATTGAACATGAGCACACTTTTTTACAAATTCGTTTTGGTGAGTTTTACCGTTATTTGAAAAAGGATCAGCTTGACCAAAACCGAATGTCATTTTATCGTTTTCATCATCATATTTCGTTAACCTCTGGTGGATTAAAGCTGCTTCATAGAGGATTTCCCGATCAGCCATTTGCTAAAGGTCTCGCTGATTATCATTACAGACTGGCCCTGGGGTTTATTGGCTAG